In Gemmatimonadota bacterium, the genomic window AGAATGGAAAGCAGGTATGCGCGGTACTCTGGTCCGAACGCGAAGTAAACATGGATAATGAAAAGGAAAAGGAGCAACATCGCCGAAGCCCCGTGGAGGACGTACACGATGCCCCATGCCTGGTCGGAAAGAATCGATGGATCGCGACGCCAGAATGTCGTGTCGATCTTTGCCAGCATGAGCAGTCCGGTCGCAACCGCCACCAGGACCGTTACCGATGCCGCGGCGTGATATCCCTTTTGAAGTGCGTCGAACTTCGCTTCGGACAGCCCGGACTGGTCTCTCCCGCGAAGATCCCGCCCGATCTCGCGGACATCATCGGTACCGGGCATCATGTTGCCCAGTCCGTGAACGAAAAAAACCCTGTAGAGGTGAAACAGCACCGCGAGCGTCAGGACGACCCCTGCCATCCAGTGCATGGGAACCCATTCGAATCGGATCCCGATAATCGGAAGGAATGCGGTGACACCGAGCACGATCACCGAAAATGCCATGACCCAATGAAACAAACGGTCCGGAAGCCGGTGCCTGACACCTGCGTGCCGGGCACTTCCGCCAGATCTTTCATCCGCCATACGGTGTGCTATTTCACAAACCTGCCTGCCGGGCCTGGTGACTAGCCCGGCTGGCGTAGAGCCCGGAAAAGAAGATGCAGGAGAATGGCCGCGGCCGCCGCGGCGACCGGTACCCAAAGGAACTCCCAGTTCATTCCCACAAGCATCTTCTGTCCGAAGACATCCTGCGAGTAGCGCAGCACCTCCATGCGTCAGCCAAGTGAGCGAACCGCACGCGCCGCGAGGTTCTGCATCATCGGGATCTTGAAATGGTTGAAGTTCAGCGGTTGCGCGCCGCTTGCGGCCACGCGTTTCACCAGTGCTTCGAGGTCGCCTCCGGGCGACTCACCTCGGATCAGGTCCTCGACCTCACCGAGGCGCCTTGGCGTACACTGCACTGCGCCACAGACCATCGAGGCATCGGCGATCGTTCCGCCGTCCATTCGTGCCGCCATCGCAATGTTCACCAGCGCAAAGTCCCAGACGTTTCGGTCGGACACCTTTTCGAAGTACTGTTTCGAACCAGCCCATTTCCCGGGAACGCGGATTCCCAGCAAGAT contains:
- a CDS encoding cytochrome b/b6 domain-containing protein; this translates as MLGVTAFLPIIGIRFEWVPMHWMAGVVLTLAVLFHLYRVFFVHGLGNMMPGTDDVREIGRDLRGRDQSGLSEAKFDALQKGYHAAASVTVLVAVATGLLMLAKIDTTFWRRDPSILSDQAWGIVYVLHGASAMLLLFLFIIHVYFAFGPEYRAYLLSIL